The following proteins come from a genomic window of Salvia hispanica cultivar TCC Black 2014 chromosome 4, UniMelb_Shisp_WGS_1.0, whole genome shotgun sequence:
- the LOC125224013 gene encoding laccase-7-like: MRRSLMLLAWALALLACSSSFASALIMRYYLKVANFRMHRLCRDQVITAVNSGTLPGPIIVARDGDTLVVRVNNVSPYNVTIHWHGVFQLMSAWADGPEYITQCPIRPGQSFTYRFNVTRQEGTLLWHAHFKALRTTVHGALIIRPARGRTYPFPAPFREIPIVVGEWWNANIMDVEEEAVSMGRPPNMSDALTINGQPGDLYPCSSNRTVRFRLVRGKTYLLRVINAALNTPVFFKIANHKFTVVAVDASYTDPYDSDVLVIAPGQTVDALMTADQAPLRYYMAVSSHVVPPQAPFVNTSATAIISYIGASPLSPPFMPVMPDARDSDTAHAFLSNLTGLTSSPHWTPVPLDIDERMFVTVGLGLVSGRCDTPTGACSGPGSQMLAASMNNVSFELPERLSIMEAYVNNVSGIYTADFPDNPPVTYDYTNPANQQNPAVMATARGTRVKVFKYNATVEMVFQNTVVLSSDDHPMHLHGLNFYVVGQGFGNYNTQTDSANFNLVNPQERNTVVVPAFGWVVIRFRANNPGVWFVHCHIDAHVPWGLSNAFIIENGPTPDTTLPPPPADLPKC, encoded by the exons ATGCGTCGTTCCTTGATGCTTCTAGCATGGGCCTTGGCTCTTTTGGCTTGCTCCTCATCTTTTGCCTCTGCTCTGATCATGCgatattatttaaaa GTGGCAAATTTTAGAATGCATCGGTTATGCAGAGATCAAGTCATTACAGCGGTGAATAGCGGTACTCTTCCTGGACCAATTATTGTGGCTCGAGATGGTGATACACTTGTTGTTCGTGTCAATAACGTATCACCATATAATGTCACTATTCACTG GCACGGAGTGTTCCAATTAATGAGTGCATGGGCTGATGGCCCCGAATACATTACTCAGTGCCCGATTCGACCCGGTCAAAGCTTTACCTATAGATTCAACGTGACCCGCCAAGAAGGAACTCTTTTGTGGCACGCTCACTTCAAAGCCCTCCGAACCACAGTTCATGGAGCCTTAATCATCCGACCCGCACGTGGTCGCACGTACCCATTCCCAGCCCCATTCCGTGAAATCCCAATCGTCGTAG GCGAGTGGTGGAATGCCAATATCATGGACGTTGAGGAGGAAGCTGTCTCAATGGGGAGACCTCCTAATATGTCTGATGCATTAACTATTAATGGCCAGCCTGGAGATCTTTACCCATGCTCCTCTAACC gTACGGTTAGATTCAGGTTGGTACGAGGAAAGACCTATCTTCTCCGGGTAATCAACGCTGCACTCAACACTCCAGTATTCTTCAAGATCGCCAACCACAAATTCACAGTAGTAGCCGTGGATGCATCCTACACCGACCCCTACGACTCTGACGTCTTGGTCATAGCCCCGGGCCAAACCGTAGACGCACTGATGACAGCGGACCAAGCCCCCCTCCGCTACTACATGGCAGTAAGTTCCCATGTCGTCCCCCCTCAAGCTCCATTCGTGAACACCTCCGCCACCGCGATCATATCATACATCGGAGCATCCCCATTGTCGCCTCCCTTCATGCCGGTAATGCCCGACGCCAGAGACAGCGACACCGCGCACGCGTTTTTAAGCAACTTGACCGGTTTGACCAGCAGCCCGCACTGGACCCCGGTCCCGTTAGACATAGACGAGCGCATGTTTGTGACGGTGGGTTTAGGCCTTGTCTCGGGCCGTTGCGACACTCCAACCGGGGCCTGCAGCGGGCCCGGGAGCCAGATGCTAGCGGCATCTATGAACAACGTATCGTTCGAGCTCCCAGAGAGGTTGTCGATCATGGAAGCCTACGTGAACAACGTGAGCGGGATCTACACTGCCGATTTCCCCGACAACCCGCCGGTGACGTACGACTACACGAACCCGGCCAATCAGCAGAATCCGGCGGTGATGGCCACGGCGAGGGGGACGAGGGTGAAGGTGTTCAAGTACAACGCGACGGTGGAGATGGTGTTTCAGAACACGGTGGTGCTGTCGTCGGATGATCATCCAATGCATTTGCACGGCCTCAATTTCTACGTGGTGGGGCAAGGGTTTGGGAACTACAATACCCAAACTGATTCTGCCAATTTCAATTTGGTCAATCCACAAGAGCGGAATACTGTTGTGGTTCCCGCCTTTGGGTGGGTGGTCATTAGGTTCCGAGCTAATAATCCAg GTGTATGGTTCGTACATTGCCATATAGATGCGCACGTGCCGTGGGGTCTATCGAATGcttttataattgaaaatggGCCCACACCGGATACAACCTTGCCTCCGCCACCTGCTGATCTTCCCAAATGCTAA
- the LOC125218306 gene encoding zinc finger protein JACKDAW-like: MMSGAPNSQTNPNSKPPSSAKRRRNLPGTPDPDAEVIALSPKTLMATNRFVCEICNKGFQRDQNLQLHRRGHNLPWKLKQRANKDQIKKKVYICPEKTCVHHEPGRALGDLTGIKKHFSRKHGEKKWKCDKCSKKYAVQSDWKAHSKTCGTREYKCDCGTLFSRKDSFITHRAFCDALAEDNNLNSRNGENPISVDQNQQKPRLSLWLDQANSQLNHTHHNSNAMFMPSSTDMIQMASNGLFGSNSSMADSLASLYSDSQSSGMSATALLQKAAQIGSTRSSPTFFGNTVGVMNSSSPSASSTNTLPYGPPQTELHQVFGENAAAAMMNFNNNLGGAAQGANSVSLHSGLHGFTRDFLGMGGDGGGGGTFLPQELAKFASMSPAMGLTHFTTNH, from the exons ATGATGTCTGGTGCTCCTAATTCCCAAACAAACCCTAACTCCAAACCCCCTTCTTCTGCAAAAAGGCGACGAAATCTTCCCGGCACACCAg ATCCAGATGCAGAAGTTATCGCGCTTTCTCCAAAGACGCTTATGGCGACCAACCGATTCGTCTGCGAAATCTGCAACAAAGGATTCCAGCGAGACCAGAATCTCCAGCTGCACAGGAGAGGCCACAATCTGCCGTGGAAGCTCAAGCAAAGAGCTAACAAGGATCAAATCAAGAAGAAGGTTTACATCTGCCCGGAGAAGACCTGCGTCCACCACGAGCCGGGCCGGGCCCTCGGCGACCTCACCGGAATCAAAAAGCACTTCAGCCGCAAGCACGGCGAGAAGAAATGGAAGTGCGACAAATGTTCTAAGAAATACGCAGTTCAATCCGATTGGAAGGCTCACTCCAAGACGTGTGGTACCAGAGAGTACAAGTGCGACTGTGGAACTCTCTTTTCCAG GAAAGACAGTTTCATCACGCACCGCGCCTTCTGCGACGCCTTGGCGGAGGACAACAATTTGAACTCGAGAAATGGAGAAAATCCGATATCGGTGGATCAGAATCAGCAGAAGCCGAGGCTGTCGCTTTGGTTGGATCAAGCCAACTCTCAGCTCAATCACACTCATCATAATTCAAATGCTATGTTTATGCCTTCATCCACGGATATGATTCAGATGGCGTCGAACGGCCTTTTCGGCTCGAATTCATCCATGGCGGATTCTCTGGCTTCTCTCTACTCAGATAGCCAAAGCTCGGGCATGTCGGCCACGGCGCTGCTGCAGAAGGCCGCTCAGATAGGGTCCACGAGGAGCAGCCCGACGTTCTTCGGCAACACGGTCGGGGTGATGAACTCGTCTTCGCCATCGGCGTCGTCCACCAACACATTGCCGTACGGCCCTCCGCAGACCGAGCTGCATCAGGTGTTTGGGGAGAATGCCGCGGCGGCGATGATGAATTTCAACAACAATCTCGGAGGCGCCGCACAGGGGGCTAATTCGGTGAGCTTGCATTCGGGATTGCATGGTTTCACGAGGGATTTTCTCGGTATGGGCggagacggcggcggcggtgggaCGTTTTTGCCGCAGGAGCTGGCTAAGTTCGCTTCGATGAGTCCGGCAATGGGGCTCACCCACTTCACTACCAATCACTAG